The genomic interval CAGATCGAAGACGGCCTGGACGGGCTCGGTCGAGCCGCCGCCCTTGGCCTCGATGGCCTTCTCCTCGCGCAGACGTTCGAGGACGTCCCGCGCGCGGTCGACGACCGGATCGGGGACGCCGGCGAGGTCGGCGACGTGGATCCCGTAGGAGCGGTCGGTCGGCCCGTCCCGGACCGTTCGGAGAAACGTGACGTCGCCGTCGCGCTCGTCGGCGGCCACGTGGACGTTGGCCACGCGCGGGAGGTTCTCCGCGAGCCCCGTCAGTTCGTGGTAGTGGGTGGCGAAGAGGGTCTTCGCCTGTACTTCGTTGTGCAGGTACTCCGTCGCCGCCCAGGCGATCGAGATGCCGTCGTAGGTCGCGGTTCCCCGCCCCACTTCGTCTAAGATCACGAGCGACTCCTCGGTCGCCGCGTGGAGGATGTTCGAGAGTTCGCTCATCTCGACCATGAACGTCGACCGGCCCTGCGCGAGTTCGTCCAGCGCGCCGACGCGGGTGAAGATGCCGTCGACCAGGCCGATCTCGGCCTCCTTCGCGGGAACGAAACTGCCGATCTGCGCCAGCAGGACGATCCCGGCGACCTGTCGCATGTACGTCGATTTCCCGGACATGTTGGGCCCGGTAACGACCAAAAAGCCGCGATCCTCGTCCATCCGCACGTCGTTGGGGACGAACTCCGTCGTCTGCTCGACGACCGGGTGCCGGCCCTGATCGATCTCGAAGCGGTCGTCCCGGTGGAGGTCGGGCTGGACCCACCGGTTCTCGGCCGCGTGGGTCGCCAGGCTGGCGAGCGCGTCGACGGTCGCCAGCGCGCGGCCGACGTCCTGGAGCAGTTCGGCGCGGCCGGCGACCGCCTCGCGGAGCTCCTCGAAGAGTTCGTACTCCAGTTCCCCGCGTTGCTCCTCGAGGCGGAGGATCTCTCGCTCTTTCTCCTCGAGTTCGTCGGTGGTGAACCGCTTGGAGTTCTTCAGCGTCTTGATCTCCTCGTAGTGGTCCGGCACCCCGTCGGCGGCGGACTTGCCGACCTGAACGTAGTAGCCGTCGGTCTTGTTCCGGTCGACGGTGACGTGCGAGAGGTCGTGCTGGCGCTTCTCGCGTTCGGCGAGGGTGTCGAGCCACTCCTTGACCGCCTCGTGGCGCTCGATGACCTCGTCCAGTTCGTCGTCGTACCCTCGTTGGAGGAGTTCGCCCTGGGTCACCGTCGACGGCGGGTCTTCGGCGATGGCCTCCGCCAGGGTCTCCCGGAGGGCCGCGGCCGCCTCCCGGTTCGGCCGCTCGACGATCTCCGCGAGCGGCGAGTCGGCCAGGTCCGGGTTCGATGCGATGGTCTCGGCCAGGCGCGGCAGGACCGCCAGCGTCTCCCGGACGGCGACCAGGTCCCGCGCGTCGGCGCTGCCGTGGGTCGCCTTCGAGGCGAGCCGCGCCAGGTCGTAGGCCTCGCCGAGCGTGTCCTGAATCTCGTCGCGGGCCAGCGCCGCCGTCGAGAGCGCAGCGACACTGTCCTGGCGGCGCTCGAGCGTCTCCAGCGACCGGCGCGGCCGCTGGAGCCACTCCTTGAGCAGGCGGCCGCCGGCGCTGGTCTCGGTGTGGTCGATCGTCGCGAACAGCGACCCGTCGCGCTCGCCCTGCATGGTCTCGGTGAGTTCGAGGTTGCGCTGGGTCGTCGCGTCCAGCGTGACGTGATCGTTCCCGTGGTGGGCCTGGATGCGGGTCATCGAGGCCAGCACGCCCGCGCCGGTCTCCTCGACGTACGAGAGGATCGCGCCGGCGGCGGCGACGGCCGGCTCGGCGGCCGACAGCCGCTCGACGGTCTCGGTGCCGAACTGCTCGCGAACCCGATGGTCGGCCCGCTTCGGCGCGAACGCCTCGGTCTCGTGGAGCGTCAGTGTCGCGTCGACGCGCTCGCGGACCAGATCCAGCAGTTCGTCGTCGGTGCGCACGTCGGGCCCCGGCAGCACCTCGACCGGGTCGAACCGGTACAGTTCGGTCAGCGCCTCGTCGACGTCGTCGGCGTCCGCGACGAGGAAGCGGCCGGTCGTCACGTCGGCAAACGCCAGGCCGTACGCGTCTCCGTCCGCGCTCGTCGTTTCGCTCCCGCTCGAGCCGTCGATGACCGCCGCCAGGTACTGCGCGTCGGCGTCGCTGGTCTCTAGCAGGGTGCCGGGAGTCACGACGCGGACGATCTCGCGCGCGTGTCCGGAGTCGGTCTCGTACTGATCGGCGACGGCGACGCGGTAGCCGCGCTCGACGAGGGCCTTGAGATAGGGCGTGAGGTCGTCGACCGGCACGCCGGCCATGGGGTACGACGAGCCGTGAGAGGACTTCTGGGAGACTTTGAGGTCGAGCTCGTCGCTGACGATCTCGGCGTCCTCGCCGAAGAATTCGTAGAAATCGCCACACTGCATCGTCAGTAGTTCGGCGTCGGTCGCTTCCTTCAAGGAGAAGAATTCCCCGACGATCCCCGTCGCCTCGGTCATATACGGTGGGTGTCCGTCCACCGCTAAAATCCTGCGGATTCCGCGGTGAAAGTGGTCCGTTCGCAACGAGTACACGGCCGGATAGGTATTGTCCCCGCAGGGCCCTCGAAACGCCGCAGCCGTCGCTGTCCGCTCTGGAGTTTTCGTCTCGCTTCGACTTCGATCGGCCGCTCTCGAACCGTCGACTACCGATTCGAGACGATCAATAAAACGTCGGCCGGGAGCCGACGGTCGCCGTCGGCCCCGTCACTGGTTTCCGGTGGTAGGTGGGTGGATAGAGGATCGGAATCGTCGGCTGGCGTGACGTTGGAACGATCTCCGATCACCGGCGAGGGTGACGTGACGTCTCGGAGTGTCGAACGGGTCTGGCAACGACCGAATTCGATCCCTCGCCGCTTAGTCCTACGCGAGCACTGTCTATACTTATTCACCCGTTAAAACCATTTCAGCGGCGGTAATCGGCCGATCTACGAACGACCGAGTTCAGTACAACGGGCCGCCGAGTGGCACCTCCTCGTCCGGCGAGACGAGAATCGGATACCCCTCCTCGCAGGGGACGCCGACGGTCAGCGCCTCGGATTTGAAGCCGGCGATCCGCACCGATCCGAGGTTCGTCGCACAGAGCACCTGGCGACCGACGAGGGCGTCGGCGTCGTAGTGATAGTCGAGTTGCGCGGCGGACTGGATCGGTTCGCCGCCGCCTTCGGCCTCGCTCTCGTCGCCGGCATCCCC from Natrinema salifodinae carries:
- the mutS gene encoding DNA mismatch repair protein MutS; this encodes MTEATGIVGEFFSLKEATDAELLTMQCGDFYEFFGEDAEIVSDELDLKVSQKSSHGSSYPMAGVPVDDLTPYLKALVERGYRVAVADQYETDSGHAREIVRVVTPGTLLETSDADAQYLAAVIDGSSGSETTSADGDAYGLAFADVTTGRFLVADADDVDEALTELYRFDPVEVLPGPDVRTDDELLDLVRERVDATLTLHETEAFAPKRADHRVREQFGTETVERLSAAEPAVAAAGAILSYVEETGAGVLASMTRIQAHHGNDHVTLDATTQRNLELTETMQGERDGSLFATIDHTETSAGGRLLKEWLQRPRRSLETLERRQDSVAALSTAALARDEIQDTLGEAYDLARLASKATHGSADARDLVAVRETLAVLPRLAETIASNPDLADSPLAEIVERPNREAAAALRETLAEAIAEDPPSTVTQGELLQRGYDDELDEVIERHEAVKEWLDTLAEREKRQHDLSHVTVDRNKTDGYYVQVGKSAADGVPDHYEEIKTLKNSKRFTTDELEEKEREILRLEEQRGELEYELFEELREAVAGRAELLQDVGRALATVDALASLATHAAENRWVQPDLHRDDRFEIDQGRHPVVEQTTEFVPNDVRMDEDRGFLVVTGPNMSGKSTYMRQVAGIVLLAQIGSFVPAKEAEIGLVDGIFTRVGALDELAQGRSTFMVEMSELSNILHAATEESLVILDEVGRGTATYDGISIAWAATEYLHNEVQAKTLFATHYHELTGLAENLPRVANVHVAADERDGDVTFLRTVRDGPTDRSYGIHVADLAGVPDPVVDRARDVLERLREEKAIEAKGGGSTEPVQAVFDLGSETMRTQNQGQDGSQAQTPATTDGGPAGAGGGAESGEDDDQAIDPEVKAVLSDLESIDVNTTPPIELVTKVQELQERLEE
- a CDS encoding tRNA-binding protein yields the protein MVDSPFDVEIEVGEVIDAEPFPEAEKPEMTKLWIDLSGDAGDESEAEGGGEPIQSAAQLDYHYDADALVGRQVLCATNLGSVRIAGFKSEALTVGVPCEEGYPILVSPDEEVPLGGPLY